Proteins encoded in a region of the Egicoccus sp. AB-alg2 genome:
- a CDS encoding capsid protein, which translates to MQEADAWFSGDVDRLRNFYGTTGTGTSSHLPGFAGGAPGKVRFWPRRAADRAPNRTQIHVPIAADIASTSADLLFSEQLRFPIPGAADGGNRAASVTQDRLDVLVDEGGILTSLIEAAEVCSALGGVYIRAVWDDRDRLPMPTLTVVHADAAFPEWRWGRLSTVTFWTVLLDENGKVWRHLERHEPGVILHGLYVGERDTLGKREAMSAHPHTEALLDGDDRTYDESTKILTVELPDSLRNELTVRYVPNVRPNRRHRHTLHGRSDYDGTYSLMDALDETWSSWMRDLRLGQARVVVSQDALTPKGRGKGATLDIDQEVFTGLDMEPTVDGKPMIEQIQFAIRTKDHADTAFALVERIVSTAGYSPQSFGLHIEGRAESGSALRIREGKTLRTGGRKQRYWTPETVDLLEVLLVLDRDVYGSPVEPDRPAIRWGDSLVDDPQEQATTVEMLRRAQAASIRTRVQMVQPELEGQALEDEVARIQAEEGVTVTDPTGFGD; encoded by the coding sequence ATGCAGGAAGCCGACGCCTGGTTCTCAGGTGACGTTGATCGGCTCCGCAACTTCTACGGCACCACCGGGACCGGCACGTCCTCCCACCTCCCCGGCTTCGCCGGAGGTGCACCCGGCAAGGTCCGGTTCTGGCCACGCCGTGCTGCCGACCGGGCCCCCAACCGCACCCAAATCCATGTCCCCATTGCCGCAGACATCGCGTCCACCTCCGCTGATCTGCTGTTCTCCGAGCAGCTCCGGTTTCCGATCCCTGGCGCTGCGGACGGCGGCAACCGTGCCGCGTCCGTGACGCAGGACCGCCTCGACGTCCTCGTCGACGAAGGCGGGATCCTCACCTCACTGATCGAAGCTGCCGAGGTCTGCTCGGCCCTCGGCGGCGTCTACATCCGGGCCGTGTGGGACGACCGCGACCGGCTCCCGATGCCCACGTTGACCGTCGTCCATGCCGATGCTGCGTTCCCTGAGTGGCGGTGGGGCCGCCTCTCCACCGTGACGTTCTGGACCGTCCTCCTCGACGAAAACGGCAAGGTATGGCGGCACCTCGAACGTCACGAACCTGGTGTCATCCTCCACGGCCTCTACGTCGGCGAACGTGACACCCTCGGCAAGCGCGAGGCCATGTCCGCGCATCCGCACACCGAGGCGCTCCTGGACGGCGACGACCGCACCTACGACGAGTCGACGAAGATCCTCACCGTCGAGCTGCCCGACTCGCTCCGCAACGAGCTGACCGTCCGTTACGTCCCCAACGTCCGCCCGAACCGCCGTCACCGGCACACGCTGCACGGCCGGTCCGACTACGACGGCACCTACAGCCTGATGGACGCCCTCGACGAGACGTGGTCGTCGTGGATGCGTGACCTCCGGCTCGGTCAGGCCCGTGTGGTCGTGTCCCAGGACGCGCTGACCCCGAAGGGCCGCGGCAAAGGGGCCACGCTCGACATCGACCAAGAGGTCTTCACCGGCCTCGACATGGAACCCACCGTCGACGGCAAGCCGATGATCGAGCAGATCCAGTTCGCCATCCGCACCAAAGACCACGCCGACACCGCGTTCGCGCTCGTCGAACGGATCGTCTCGACCGCCGGCTACTCGCCCCAGTCCTTCGGGCTACACATCGAAGGCAGAGCCGAGTCCGGGTCGGCCCTACGCATCCGTGAGGGAAAGACGCTCAGGACCGGCGGCCGCAAGCAACGCTACTGGACCCCCGAGACCGTGGACCTGCTCGAGGTGCTCCTGGTGCTGGACCGTGACGTGTACGGCTCGCCGGTAGAGCCGGACCGTCCCGCGATCCGGTGGGGCGACTCGCTGGTCGATGATCCGCAGGAGCAGGCGACCACGGTCGAGATGCTGCGCCGCGCTCAGGCAGCGTCGATCCGGACGCGGGTGCAGATGGTGCAGCCGGAGCTCGAGGGGCAGGCGCTCGAGGACGAGGTGGCCCGCATCCAGGCGGAAGAGGGCGTGACAGTGACGGACCCGACCGGGTTTGGTGACTGA